In Pedobacter sp. W3I1, one DNA window encodes the following:
- a CDS encoding glucosaminidase domain-containing protein gives MTKKIFTFCLLLLTGIVTKAQDTEEYIAEHLEYAQGLMHDHKIPASIILAVAIHESGSGNSRIAQHLNNHFGVKGSNNNTEIHSSYRDYLNADESYSHFVEIMETRQPFNNLFEKYGQYDYKGWAYGIRRCGYASSRSWASQVIGLIKKYELYQYDERPEGYEEPVYAAPVRHRTKSRRTTKTYTIKSGDNLSIIAKKKGTTVKALMQKNGIKKATLKPGQKLKF, from the coding sequence ATGACTAAGAAAATCTTTACTTTTTGTCTGCTCCTTTTAACGGGAATTGTTACAAAAGCACAAGACACAGAAGAATATATTGCGGAGCATTTAGAATATGCACAGGGTTTAATGCACGACCATAAAATCCCAGCCAGTATTATCCTGGCTGTTGCCATCCATGAATCGGGCTCAGGAAACAGTAGAATTGCACAGCACCTTAACAATCATTTTGGGGTAAAAGGTTCGAATAACAATACCGAAATCCATTCATCCTATCGCGATTATTTAAATGCAGATGAATCTTATAGTCATTTTGTAGAAATTATGGAAACCCGCCAGCCTTTTAATAATCTTTTTGAAAAATACGGTCAATACGATTACAAAGGCTGGGCTTACGGCATCCGCCGCTGTGGTTATGCCAGCAGTAGAAGCTGGGCCAGCCAGGTAATTGGGTTAATTAAAAAATATGAACTCTATCAATACGACGAGCGGCCAGAGGGGTATGAAGAGCCCGTGTATGCAGCACCAGTTCGCCACCGCACAAAAAGCAGAAGAACAACAAAAACTTATACCATAAAATCTGGAGATAACCTGAGTATAATTGCCAAAAAGAAAGGTACCACCGTTAAGGCCCTCATGCAAAAAAACGGTATAAAAAAAGCTACCTTAAAACCAGGACAGAAGTTGAAGTTTTGA
- a CDS encoding glucosaminidase domain-containing protein, with protein MRSYNHYILLAAILVIFSSCCSRKFSKNNKQIEKAANKANNNSYKSYNTLSYIDEFKGVAVEEMNANGIPASITLAQGILESGSGNSDLAKYANNHFGIKCTSDWKGKNYFRDDDQKNDCFRVYKDARESFRDHSEFLKRKRYSFLFQLDKNDYKSWAQGLKTAGYATNPKYPDLLINTIEKYQLYQYDQSESEKQKIAREDRVFSEINQNIPQEKAKFTPVETPPAGAKPILADGTYTVVKGDTLYNIAKRFNLTVDQLKMLNEMSTDAIKLGQILKVK; from the coding sequence ATGCGTTCATACAATCATTATATTCTATTAGCGGCAATTCTTGTTATTTTTAGCTCGTGCTGTTCGCGGAAATTTTCTAAAAACAACAAACAGATCGAAAAAGCAGCCAACAAAGCCAATAACAATTCGTACAAAAGCTACAATACCTTAAGTTATATTGATGAGTTTAAAGGCGTAGCGGTAGAAGAGATGAATGCAAACGGTATCCCTGCAAGTATTACTTTGGCGCAGGGAATTTTAGAATCGGGTAGTGGAAACAGTGATCTGGCTAAATACGCAAACAACCACTTTGGCATCAAATGCACATCAGATTGGAAAGGAAAAAATTATTTCCGCGATGACGACCAGAAAAACGATTGCTTTAGGGTGTATAAAGATGCCCGCGAATCTTTTAGAGATCATTCTGAATTTTTAAAACGCAAGCGTTATAGTTTTCTTTTCCAGCTGGATAAAAACGATTACAAAAGTTGGGCACAGGGATTAAAAACAGCAGGTTATGCAACCAATCCCAAATATCCTGATTTGTTAATCAACACCATCGAAAAATACCAGCTTTACCAATACGATCAATCGGAAAGCGAAAAGCAAAAGATTGCCCGTGAAGATCGTGTTTTTTCAGAGATCAATCAAAATATCCCCCAGGAAAAGGCTAAATTTACACCAGTCGAAACCCCACCTGCAGGCGCTAAACCCATTCTTGCTGATGGCACTTATACCGTTGTTAAAGGAGATACGCTTTATAACATAGCAAAACGTTTTAATTTAACGGTTGATCAGTTAAAAATGCTGAACGAAATGAGTACAGATGCCATTAAACTAGGTCAAATACTTAAGGTTAAATAA
- a CDS encoding O-methyltransferase, with translation MSLINDDLQDLLIAYCEPESELLQQIDRETNLKVLMPRMLSGHYQGRVLSMLSKMISPKRILEIGTFTGYATLCLAEGLTKDGLLYTLDINEELEDMVRRNFAQSAFNNQINYILGDATTTIAGLDEVFDIVFIDADKKNNGTYYDLIFDRVRPGGIIIVDNVLWGGKVLQEKQDKDTRNITSFNDKIAADERVEKLILPVRDGLFVIRKKA, from the coding sequence ATGAGCCTAATAAACGACGATTTACAAGATTTACTAATTGCCTATTGCGAACCTGAAAGCGAACTGCTTCAACAGATAGATCGCGAGACCAACCTTAAAGTTTTAATGCCCCGTATGTTATCTGGCCACTATCAGGGCCGGGTTTTGAGCATGCTCAGCAAAATGATTTCCCCTAAAAGGATTTTAGAAATCGGCACTTTTACCGGTTATGCCACTTTATGCCTTGCTGAAGGCTTAACAAAAGATGGTCTACTGTATACGCTGGATATTAATGAGGAATTGGAAGATATGGTTCGCCGTAACTTTGCCCAATCTGCATTTAACAATCAGATCAACTACATCTTAGGTGATGCCACCACCACAATAGCGGGTTTAGACGAAGTTTTCGACATTGTTTTTATAGATGCAGATAAGAAAAACAATGGCACCTATTACGATCTCATTTTTGATCGCGTTCGCCCAGGTGGGATTATCATTGTGGATAATGTACTATGGGGTGGAAAAGTACTTCAGGAGAAACAGGATAAAGACACCAGAAATATTACTAGTTTTAATGATAAAATAGCTGCAGATGAACGGGTTGAGAAATTGATATTACCTGTTCGCGATGGTTTGTTTGTGATTAGGAAGAAAGCTTAA
- the ruvX gene encoding Holliday junction resolvase RuvX has product MARILAFDYGTKRIGIAVTDPLQIIATGLDTVHPKDVIEYVKKYMLTEQVEAFVLGDPKQMDGSPSDSAQHVKGFATLLKKSFPDIPRHWVDERFTSKLAHQAIMQSGLKKMDRRDKDRVDTIAATIILQYFMESNRL; this is encoded by the coding sequence ATGGCACGGATCCTCGCATTTGATTACGGAACAAAACGCATCGGCATTGCGGTAACCGATCCTTTGCAGATTATTGCAACAGGGCTGGACACAGTGCACCCAAAAGACGTGATTGAATATGTTAAAAAATACATGCTTACCGAGCAGGTTGAGGCTTTTGTGCTTGGCGACCCAAAACAAATGGATGGTTCTCCGTCTGATTCGGCACAACACGTAAAGGGTTTTGCTACATTGTTAAAAAAATCATTTCCTGATATCCCAAGGCACTGGGTCGACGAGCGTTTTACCTCTAAACTCGCCCATCAGGCCATTATGCAAAGTGGCCTAAAAAAAATGGACAGAAGAGATAAAGATCGGGTTGATACCATTGCCGCAACCATCATTTTACAATATTTTATGGAAAGTAACCGTTTATAA